CAAGGATCAAATATTCTCCAGTGCCTGAAAGCTTACCGTCTGTTGCGGTTGTATATTCCATGACGATTGCATTGACTGTGCCGTCTTCGTTCCGCTCCAGTGCATGCGGCTGTAACCAGTGACGGATCACCACACCATGAATCTGTGCCAGTTCCTGTTCATAGGCGCTGGCATTCATGCTTTCCTGTCCACGACGATAGACGATAGTCACGTTTTCAGCGCCAAGCTTTTTGGTCTGGATCGCAACATCGACTGCCGTCATGCCGCCACCGATCACCACGATATTGCGACCAACGGGAAGCGACGAAAGGTCTTTTGCCTGACGCAGATTGGCAATGTAGTCAACGGCGTCGATCACATTGGGCGCATCTTCGCCAACAAGCCCCAGATCGTTGACGCCGGGCATGCCCATACCGAGGAACACGGCATCATATTCAGCCTTAAGTGCCTCGATAGTGATGTCCTGACCGAGTGTCTGGTTATATTCGATATTGATCGCGCCAATCTTCAGCACGAATTCCAGCTCACGCTGGGCGAAATTATTGACTGTCTTATAGGCGGCAATACCATATTCATTAAGACCGCCGCCTTTGGCGCGGGCTTCAAAAATCGTCACCTGATGGCCATGCATTGCAAGGCGATGAGCTGCCGAAATACCTGCCGGGCCTGCGCCAACAATAGCAATATGTTTGCCGGTTTCCGGTGCGCGTTTAAATGGGTGGTTGCCCGTTTCCATCAAAACATCGGTGGCATATCGCTGCAAGTGGCCGATTTTGACTGGCTTGCCTTCCGATGTTTCGCGAACGCAGACTTCTTCGCAAAGCGTTTCTGTCGGGCAAACACGGGCGCACATGCCGCCAAGAATGTTTTCTGAAAGAATTGTTTTTGCAGCCCCGATAGGATTGCCAGCATTGATCTGCCGGATAAACAGCGGAATGTCGATGCTTGTGGGACAAGCATTCATGCACGGCGCATCATAGCAGAAATAGCAGCGGTCAGATTCAACGATGGCTTCATGTTTGGTAAGCGGCGGATGCAGATCATCAAAGACATGCGCATAATCGGCCTTTTCAAGCCGCGCGCCATGAATATCCGGCCCTGACATATCAGGCTGAGCCGCATGATCGATTGCATCAATAGGCGAATTATCTGCTGATCGCATGGATCGCATCTCCCATTTTTGCTGCGTTACGGCGCGGGTTCCCTTTGCGCACCTTAACTCTGTTCCGGGCTGCGATCTTTGCCGTCGCGTGACGCCCGTTGATGACAGGATGACAGATTTTTACGGAAGGTCAAATTTTTTATCATCTGGTCAATTTATGACATTTCCATACCAGAAATAGCGAAAGGCCCGGCTTTGAAAGCGCGGGCCTTTGAAAGGAGTTACGTTGTGAAATCAGAGGGAGTCGGATTTGAGTGCGTCCGGCGTTGGCTCTGCTACAATTTCTGGATCGGAGAAAGTTTCTGCTTCACGTGACAATGCCGGGCGTGAACTGAGCACCAGAGCACAGCCTGCGATGATGACCGATGCGCCGATGAACTGGATGAAAGACAATTGTTCTTTCAAGAATACAGCACCGATCAGAACCGCGATTACGGTCACGGCAAATTCAACACTGATGGCTTTGGTAGGTCCGACATTTCCCACGAGTTTGAAATAGAGCACATAGGTCAGAGCACTCATCACGCAGGCCGAAATAAGCAGATAGGCAAAATCGATTAGTCCCGGTGTGGTTGGCACGGGAACGGCGAAGATCAGCGGCAAGGTAAGAATGCCGCCAAAGACGAAAGCGCCGATGGTTGTTTCCCAGGAACCTGAGCCGGAAAGGCGACGGCTGGCATAATTGCTGCCAAAAGCGGCTGAAAAGCAGGAAAAAAGCACGGCAACGCAGCCCATGATGAAGGCTGGCGTAACTGCGACTGCCGGAAAACCAACCAGCAGCACGATGCCCGTAACACCAAGCAACAGGCCAACAAGGCCGCGTGACGTGATACGTTCAAGTCCCCAGAGCTGGCTGATAACCATTGAGAACAGCGGAATGGATGCGACGCAGATCGCGGCCATTGCTGTTCCGATCAGCGGTGTACCGTAGGACAGGCCGATAAGCTGACCAGCAACGGTTGTGGCACCAACTACGGCGAAAGGTTTCCAGCCTGCGTGAAAATCAAGCCTGCGTCCAGAGAGTTTCGCAATCGCGAAAAGCGTTCCGGCTGCGATGAAGGAGCGGAATGCAACAGCGCCAACCCAGCCAAAGGCTTCGACCACGCGCAGGACCACGAGGAACGATAGCCCCCATGCTACGGCAAGGAAAATATACGTTGCGATATCTCTGGGTTTCATGCCGATAGGCCTTGTTACGGGTTATGCAGTATCGACTAACTCAAAAGGGCGAAAAGCAAAAATCCTTTCGCGTCTCTTCCTATTATAGATTGGAATGAAATTATGCCGTTTTTGCAGCGGCATTATCGAGCGCTTTTTGCGCTGCCGCAGCGCCGATATTGGCAAAGAACCGATCCGCAATCTTGCGCGCCACCGAGCCAAGCAGTTTCGAGCCGAGCTGGGCGATCTTGCCCCCTGCATCACCTCGGATCACGTAAGTGAGGATCGTATCATCACCGTCGATGGTGAGTGTTACATCGGTATCGCCGTGGGCGAAGCCCGCAATGGAACCTTCGCCGCGTCCGGAGATCGTATAGGAGGCGGGTGGGTTCATGTTGGAGAGTTCGAGCATGCCGTGGAAACGGACTTTAAGTATACCAAGGCTGACTTTCAGTGCCGCCCGTATTTCGGTTTCCGACAGACGTTCGAGGTCTTCGCAGCCGGGAATGCAGTTTTTCAGCGTCTCAATGTCGTTGAGCGCGTCCCATACGGCCTGCCGGGGTGCGGCGATTCTTTCTTCTCCGACGAGGTCCATGCTTTACACTGCTCCTGATCAACCTAAATTGATGCATATCCCTATATGGAACCACATCAAAATGGAAAATTTCTGTAATTTAACGGATGCACTTCTCTACTAAAATGCTCTATTAAGACAATTAAATCGATTTGATTGACCGGGAGTACCATCATGGCAAGAGACGCGGCGAAGCTTGAAGCAACGGTCGCAAAGCTGAAAAAGCACTGGACGGACGCTGCACCAAAAGACATGCGCGCAGCTTTCAAAGCCGATCCAGGCCGTTTTGAGCGCTATTCGCTATCTCTGGACGATCTTCTGTTTGACTGGTCGAAAGCACGTGTCAACGACGAGACGATTGTGCTTCTGACCGAAGTGGCCAAGGCCGCTGACGTTGAAGGTCGTCGCGCTGCAATGTTTGCAGGCGAGCACATCAACAACACTGAAGACCGTGCCGTTCTGCATGTTGCACTGCGCGATACCACGTCTAAGGAAGTGCTGGTCGATGGCCATAACGTTCTTCCGGACGTGAAGGAAGTTCTCGACCGCATGGCTGCCTTCTCTGATGGCATCCGTTCCGGCTCGATCAAGGGCGCGACGGGCAAGAAGATCACCGATATCGTCAATATCGGCATCGGCGGTTCCGATCTTGGCCCAGTTATGGCGACACTGGCGCTGGCCCCTTATCATGATGGCCCACGCGCGCATTATGTCTCCAACATCGATGGCGCACATATTGCCGACACGCTCAATGCGCTTGATCCGGCAACGACACTCATCATTGTCGCGTCCAAGACTTTCACCACCATCGAAACCATGACCAACGCGCAAACCGCGCGCAAATGGATTGCTGATGCGCTGGGAGAAGATGCAGTTGGCGCACATTTCGCGGCTGTTTCCACAGCACTTGATAAGGTTGCAGCCTTCGGTATTGGCGAAGACCGCGTCTTCGGTTTCTGGGATTGGGTTGGCGGTCGTTATTCCGTCTGGTCGGCAATCGGCCTGCCAGTGATGATTGCGGTGGGTGCTGACAACTTCCGCAAGTTCCTTGCGGGCGCGCATTCGATGGACGTGCATTTCCGCGATGCGCCGCTCGAAAAGAACCTGCCAATCTGGCTCGGTCTTATCGGCTATTGGCATCGCGCAATCTGCGATTATTCCAGCCGCGCAGTCATCCCTTATGATCAGCGTCTTGCTCGTGTTCCGGCCTATCTTCAGCAGCTCGATATGGAATCGAACGGCAAGAGCGTGACTGTGGATGGCAAGCCTGTTTCCGGCCCAACGGGTCCGGTTGTCTGGGGCGAACCCGGCACCAATGGCCAGCACGCATTCTTCCAGCTTCTGCATCAGGGCACGGACACCATTCCGCTTGAGTTTATCGTAGCTGCCAAGGGCCATGAAAAGCATCTCGATCATCAGCATGAAATGCTGCTCGCTAACTGCCTTGCGCAGTCAGAAGCCTTGATGAAGGGACGCACGCTCGATGAAGCCCGTGCGCAGCTCCAGTCTAAGAAGCTGCCCGAAGCGGAAATCGAACGTATCGCGCCGCACCGCGTCTTCTCTGGTAATCGTCCATCGCTGACGCTTGTTCACGACAAGCTCGACCCGTTTGCATTTGGTCGCCTGATCGCCCTTTACGAACATCGCGTGTTCGTCGAAGCGCAGATTTTCGGCATCAATGCGTTCGACCAGTGGGGCGTGGAACTTGGCAAGGAATTGGCGACCGAGCTTCTGCCGGTTGTTTCCGGCGCTGAATCGGCTGAAGGCAAAGATGCCTCTACCGTAGGTCTGGTTGCCCATTTGCATGCACGCCGTAAAGCCTGATATTAAGGCAAATCAATAAGGCAAGCCGGGCGCTCTGCCCGGCTTTTTTTGTGCATGAATTGGGATGAGACATGAAGACCGAGATTATCGAGTTTGCCGGCGATGTACCGGGTAACGCCATTGGACTGCGTGTGCTGCGTTTTGCAGGCAAAGACAGCGATGCGCCAACTGCCTATCTGCAATCCTCGCTGCATGGTGGTGAATTGCCGGGGCAGGCTGCTCTGCATTTTCTCGTGCCGATGTTGAAAAAAGCTGGCGATGAAGGCCGCATTCTCGGCAATATCACGGTTATCCCACAGGCAAATCCGATTGGCTCGAACCAGTGGCAGGCGCATCAGCATCTGGGTCGTTTCGAGTTTTTCTCAGCGGTCAATTTCAACCGGGCTTTTCCGCTTCTGCCGGATTTCGACACGTCGGAACTGCCCGGCCCGGATGCACCGGTGGCCCTTGCGCAGCGCCTCAAATCAACGCTTTTGAAGCTCGCTCTTGCCAACGATATCGTGCTTGATCTTCATTGCGATGATGAAAGCGAAAACTACGTCTACATCGCCAAGGAATTCGTGGAAGACATGAAGGATCTGGCGATTGCGCTGGGTTCGACTGCGATCCTCGCATGGGACACGACGGCAGACGCGGCTTTCGAGGAGGCCTGCGCGCATCCGGTGCTGCAATTGCCTGCTGATCAGCGCAACATGAAGCGCCGCGCTGTTACCACGGTCGAGTTCCGTGGCCTGAGCGATGTCTATGCTGATATGGGAAAAGGTGATGCGGAAGGCCTTTACAAATTCCTCGTCCATCGTGGCGTCATCTTTGATGAAAACGTAAAGCTTGATCTTCATTACAAGGGTCTGGTGACGCCGCTTGAAAACGTGGAAATGCTGCGTGCGCCAGAAGGCGGTATGGTGCTTTATCACGTTGCCCCCGGTGATGTGGTGGAAGCGGGCGCAAAGCTCGTAACGATTGTCACTCGTCCGGGCGAACCGGAAGGCGACATTACGCTGACCGCGCCACAGGCAGGCCGCATCCTCACGCGCCGCACGCTGCGTTATGTTCGCCGTGGCGATGATCTGCTAAAACTGCTCGCCGCGAAGCCGTCTGCGGTAAAAAAGCGTTCGGGTGCGTTAGAGGCATGAGTGCATCGTCTTCTCCTGAAAAACTGAAAGCGATCCGTGCCATCCTGTTCGATAAGGATGGCACCTTGATCGATTTCGACCGCACATGGTTTACCGTGTCGTGGAACCTCGCACAGCGTACCGCACATGGCGATGAACATCGTGCGCGCTCTTTGCTCGATGCTGGCGGATATGACTGGGAAGCCTCACGCTTTCGCGCCAATTCGGTGATTGCAGCCGGTACAGTCGAAGATATCGTGCAGCTTTGGCACCCGGATATTGATGAGGCCGGTTTCAAAGCCAAGATCGACGAATTCGACTCCTACACGGTTGCGGAAGGTGCGCGTTCCGCAGTGGCAATTGAGGGCCTAAAGGAGACGCTGCAAACGCTTCGTGAAATGGGCTACATACTCGGCATCGCCACCAATGATTCAGAAGCCGGTGCGCATGCAACAGCAAAGGCATTGGGGATCGACCATTTCTTTGATGTCGTGATCGGCTACGATACGGCAGCACGTCCCAAGCCTTATCCTGATCCACTGCTTTATTTCGCAGAAAAGGTCGGCCTTGAACCAAGCGCCATCGCAATGGTGGGCGACAATCTGCACGATCTGGAAACAGCACAGGCCGCAAAAGCCGGGCTTGGCGTTGGTGTTTTGTCCGGCAACAGTCCGCGGGAGGCACTTGAGCCTCATGCCGATGTGGTGCTTGATTCCATCGCAGGCTTGCCTGACTTGTTCAAGTGATCCTGACTGGATGGTGAAACGCCATCCAGCAGCCATTCTGTCATTTCTGGCCATAGACTTTGTGCAAAGCGCGAACGGAAAAAGCCAAGATGGCCGATTGGCTGGCCCTCGGTATCTGCTGGCGAATACCAGCGCTGCTCAATGGGTGCGTTCACGTGGTAGCTCAGAAAGTGATTCACTGCGCGCCGCGTACCCCATGGGTCATCCTCAAGCCCGACGGACAGAATGGGTGTTTTGACCTTGGCAATAAGGTCTGCAGCGTCAAGCTCGGCGTCATCAAAGAAATAGTTTTTCATCCGGCACCATCGCGCCCAATCACGAAAAACCGATCCGGGAATAGGCTCTCCATTCATCCAGCGCGGTGTGCTCGGTGTGAGATAAGAAACCGGCACGCCGACAATGTTCATGCGCGGCCAGACCCATTTATCATTAAGAAGATGCACTGCACCGGACATGGTTGCGATCATACCATAGCGGGTGAACTTGCCAGAGCATCCCGACACCCCCAGCGCTTGTCCACCGAAGGATTGGCCTATGCCAACCATTTCATGTCCCGGTGCTACAGCTTGTAAGCATTTCAGGGCAGCGGGGAAGTCCAGCTTGGCCCAATCCTTGAAACGGATTGCAGGCACTGCCTTGCGGGCACGGCGGGAAGCGGCGACGCCACGATAATCGTAAGTTAGAACCGCGCGTGCACCGTTGGCGAGGAGGTGCTTGGCAAAGGCGGAATAAAAGCCTTGCGGCACGGCGGTTGCCGATGAAATCAGCACAAGGGGCTTTCTGCCTTCGCCATGGAACAGCTGCCCACGAAGTGGGAAGCCGTCGCTGGCTGTAAAGGTGACTTCTTCAATCATCGGCCATTCCCTTTGACACAAAGCTCTACCGTCTGCGGCTCAGCAGAGCCGCAGTTTGTCATCCTCAATGATTGAGACTGTTTAGTCTCTCAATTCACGACGCAGGATTTTGCCGACATTGGTTTTCGGCAGTGCGTCACGGAATTCGACTTCGCGCGGACGCTTATAGTTGGTGAGGCGCTGGGCGCAGAAGGACTTCACATCTTCTTCCGTCAGGTTCGGGTCGCGGCGCACCACGTAGAGCTTCACCACCTCGCCTGAATGTTCGTTTGGAATGCCGACGGCTGCCGATTCCACGATGCCGGGATGTTCCGCAGCCACTTCTTCGATTTCATTCGGGTACACATTGAAGCCGGAAACGAGGATCATGTCCTTCTTGCGGTCCACAATCTTTGTGAAACCGTTTTCGTCCATGAAGCCCATGTCGCCGGTGCGGAAGAAGCCATCTGGCATGATAGCACGCGCGGTTTCATCTTCGCGGTTCCAATAGCCGACCATGACTTGTGGACCACGCACGCAAATCTCGCCGACCTCACCAAGCGCCAGATCTTTGCCGTCATCGTCGCGGATCGCCACATCTGTCGACGGCATTGGCAAGCCAATAGTGCCGCTGAATTCGGTCGCATCCAGTGCATTGGCAGAAGCAACCGGAGATGTTTCAGAAAGGCCGTAGCCTTCAGTGATGTGACAGCCGGTGAGTTCTTGCCATCGTTCAGCCACGGGGCGTTGCACGGCCATGCCGCCACCGAGTGTGAGAATAAGCGGCTTGAAGTTGAGCGCCTTGAAATCGTCGTTGTTCATCAAGCCGTTAAACAGGGTGTTGAGGCCAGGGAAGATATGGAACGGATATTTCTGCAGCTCTTTTACGAAGGCTGGAATGTCGCGTGGGTTCGGAATGAGAATATTGCGCGCGCCAAGTTTGATGCCGATCATCGCATTCACGGTGAGGGCGAAGATATGATAGAGCGGCAGGGCGCAGACGAAGTTGAGTTCCTTCGGCTTGCCTTTGTTCTGAAATGCGACGTCCATCCAGAGCTGCATCTGCTCGACATTGGCGAGAATATTGTTGTGGCTCAGCATTGCGCCTTTTGAAATGCCGGTTGTACCACCGGTATATTGCAGGAAGGCGAGATCCGAATTGTTGATTGGCACCGGATTAAAAGACTTGCTGCGCCCCTGCGTCAGCGCATCTTTAAAGCGCACATGGTCGGGAATGCTCCACTCTGGCACCAGCTTCTTCACCTTGCGCACCACCAGATTGATGATGTGGCCTTTCAACCCATGCATGTCACCCATCGAGGCGACGATGATGTTTGGCACGTGAATGGAAGCCAGCGACTTCTGGACAGTCGCGGCAAAGTTTTCGAGCACGATCAGCGCTTTGGCGCCAGAGTCATTTAATTGATGCTGAAGCTCGCGCGGTGTGTAAAGCGGATTGACATTCACGACGACGAGGCCCGCCCGCAGGATTGCCGTAATCGCAATCGGATACTGCAGGATATTGGGCATCATCACGGCAACGCGGTCACCTTTGACCAGTCCACGTGATTGAAGCCATGCAGCGAGGGCGCGCGAATTTTCGTCCAAATCCTTATAGGATAAGTCTTTGCCCATACAGGTAAAGGCCGGCTTGTCAGTAAACTGGCGGCACGCGGCGGAGATCATGTCGCCAATAGATGTGGCTTTGCTCAGATCGATCTCATGCGGCACTGATTTCGGGTAGGATTTCAGCCAAATCTTATCCGGTGTAGGCACAGTGGCTGTTGCCTTGTTCGACGTTGCTTTGCCCGACGTTGCTTTGGTTGATGTGGTTTTAGTTTCGGTTGCCTTTTTCGCCATGCCTTCTCCCCGGATTGCTCCGTCCTTTGTTTGAGTAGCAAGCCCGCCACCCTTCTCCCAATGCTGCCTGATCCAGAAAGATGGATAGGCGCGCTCCTCAGAAATTAATGTGGGCGACTTTCGTCGTAATCGCAAGAGTTACATTGACGTAAGCGTAAATTAAAAAGCTGTGCAGCGTCTTTCCCAACTTGTTGGGTTGGGTGGTGTGTAAACACAATAAACATCGCATTTCGCTGAATCTGGCATTATTTTTGCGGTGACAGGCCGATCGAGTTGTGGTGTCAGATAGATATCAGCTAACGGCGAATTTCTCGCTGCGCATAGACTGTATCATTGTTTTGATAGCCTTGCTGCCTGAACCGACCAGATCGAAGCTCCGCTCGCTTCTGAGCCATTCATTGAGGAGCCCACCCAGGACAGCGAGCAGGATTTGCGCCGCCGTGAAAGATGTCCACTCTCTGGAAAGTTCTCCGCGACGCTCCGCGACTTCAAGCAGTCCTATGAAAAGAGACAGAATGTTGGCGCGCGCTTCTTTCAAATGCTCAACGACCGGAGCGTTTTCGCCAACATACTCGCAGCGCTGGTGAATGATGGTGAAAACATTCTGCTGCCGTTCATTGGTAATGAAGAGTTCTATGGCCGTTAGGATCGACTGTTCAAGGACATAGAGAGGATTGGGGTGGTCACAGGCCGCCGCATGTAGCATAATCTCTTCATGTGGAAAGCGAGTGCGGCTGATAAGCGCTTGAAAAATGTCGAGTTTGTCGTGAAAATGGAAATAGATCGCACCTCGTGTCACACCGGCATGACCTGCTATTTGCATCAATGTGGACTGCGTTACGCCGCGTTCTAGAAAAACATGCTCGGCTGCCGTGAGAATGGCGTCACGTGTTTCCGCAGCCTCGGCTTTGGTCCTGCGCATTCGGGTTCTTTCGAAATTCCAAGGTGAAAAAATTCCAAAACCTCTTTGGGTTTTTACTTCACAATTGGGATAACTCATTCGTGATATGTAACATTAGGTGATTGACTATAACACGGTAATTCGTATTTACAAACATTTGTGTATGTTTATCCGGCCGCACCGTGCGACATCAAGGGCAACTCCCATTATGACCATGAACCGTTCTATTCGGCTTTTTGCGGCAGGAGCCGCATTTTTCATTATTGCAGGACAGTCTGTCTATGCGCAGGCTCCTGGAGGCGCTACGCCGCCGCCTCCACCTGTCACTGTCACAGAAATCAAGGCGCAGAACGTTTCCGTCCCTTATGAGTATGCCGCTCGCGTGAGCGCATATCGTGATGTTCAGGTACGCGCTCGTGTCGGCGGCATTCTTTTGCACCGCAATTTCGTAGAGGGCACGGAAGTCAAAGCTGGCGACGTGCTTTTCGAGATTGACCCGGCACCTTACGAAGCAGAGCTTGCACGCGTTCAGGCGCAAGTAGCGCAGGCTGAAGCCCAGTATCAGCAGTCGATCCGCGATGCCGAACGTGCCGAACAGCTTGTTCAGCAGAGAGTGCAAAGCACGGCTGCCCGCGATACGGCTTTTGCGACCCGCGATCTCAATAAGGCGGCTGTTGCAGCAACCAAGGCGCAGTTGCGGACGGCGGAGCTCAATCTGAGCTACACCAAAGTGACTGCCCCGATCAGCGGCATCACCAGCCTTGAACAGGTTTCTGAAGGCAGCCTCATCGGTACAGATTCGGCATCGAGCCTGTTGACTTCGATCACCCAGATCAATCCGGTCTACGTCAATTTCTCCTTCACCGACACGGAAGCCGCGGAAATCCGCAAGCTGCGTGAGGCGAGAGGGGCAACAGGTCAGGATGCCGATCGCCTGCGCATCAAGATTCTGTTTGGTGACGGACAGGCTTATGAGCATGAAGGCACAATCGACTTCACCTCGTCATCGCTTGATACCGAAACAGGCACGTTGGGTGCGCGCGCGGTCGTGGAAAACCCCGATCAGCGTCTGATCCCTGGCCAGTTTGTGCGAGCCGCCATTCTCGGCGTTACCATCGACAATGCAATTCTGGTTCCAAAAGCAGCATTGATGCAGAGCCCGCAGGGACAGTTCGTCTATGTTGTTAACAAAGACGATGTCGCAGAAGTTCGCCCCGTTACGATTTCGCGTGAACTTACTGACGCATGGCTCGTGAGCGACGGCTTGCAAGCTGGCGACCGCATCATTACCGAAGGCGTGATCAAAGCCGCTCCAGGCAAGACGGTTAAGCCGGTCGAAGCTTCGGCTGAAAAGGCTGCAGGTGATGCAGGGACAGAGGCTGGTAAAGAACAGGCGGCAGACAAGAAATGAATAGATTCTTCGTCGACCGCCCGGTTTTCGCGGCGGTTATCTCTATCGTCATTGTGCTGGCGGGCCTCATCTCGATGCGGATCCTGCCGATTGCACAATATCCCGAGCTGACGCCGCCACAGGTTGTCGTCAGTGCGACCTATCCGGGTGCAAGTGCTGAAACGGTGACGCAAACCGTTGCAGCACCGCTTGAGCAGCAGATCAACGGCGTCGAGAACATGCTTTATATGCAGTCCTCGAGCCTTGGCAGCGGCACTATGCAGCTGACCGTGACCTTTGCTCTTGGCACTGATCCGGATCAGGCGACCATCAACGTCAACAACCGCGTACAGCGTGCAACATCGTCCCTGCCGCAGGAAGTGCAACGTCTGGGCGTTACCGTCGACAAACGTTCGAGCACAATTCTCGGCATGGTGGCGATGTTCTCCACCACTGACCGTTATGATCGTACCTATGTCGGTAACTATGCGCTTCTGAACGTCATTGACGATCTCAAGCGTCTTACGGGCGTGGGTGATGTTCAGCTTCTCGGCAACATTGATTATTCGATGCGTGTCTGGCTGCGTCCTGACAAACTAGCACAATATAATCTAACGCCTTCGGACGTTCAGACGGCTATTCAGGAGCAAAACGCGCAGTTTGCAGCGGGTCGTTTTGGCGATCAGCCTGACCCACAGGCGGGGCCGTTCACCTATACTGCGACAACGCAGGGTCGTTTGCCTGACGCATCAGCATTTGAGAACATCATTCTTCGTTCCGACAAAAATGCTGCAACGCTGAAGC
This sequence is a window from Ochrobactrum quorumnocens. Protein-coding genes within it:
- a CDS encoding efflux RND transporter periplasmic adaptor subunit, translating into MTMNRSIRLFAAGAAFFIIAGQSVYAQAPGGATPPPPPVTVTEIKAQNVSVPYEYAARVSAYRDVQVRARVGGILLHRNFVEGTEVKAGDVLFEIDPAPYEAELARVQAQVAQAEAQYQQSIRDAERAEQLVQQRVQSTAARDTAFATRDLNKAAVAATKAQLRTAELNLSYTKVTAPISGITSLEQVSEGSLIGTDSASSLLTSITQINPVYVNFSFTDTEAAEIRKLREARGATGQDADRLRIKILFGDGQAYEHEGTIDFTSSSLDTETGTLGARAVVENPDQRLIPGQFVRAAILGVTIDNAILVPKAALMQSPQGQFVYVVNKDDVAEVRPVTISRELTDAWLVSDGLQAGDRIITEGVIKAAPGKTVKPVEASAEKAAGDAGTEAGKEQAADKK
- a CDS encoding TetR family transcriptional regulator, encoding MRRTKAEAAETRDAILTAAEHVFLERGVTQSTLMQIAGHAGVTRGAIYFHFHDKLDIFQALISRTRFPHEEIMLHAAACDHPNPLYVLEQSILTAIELFITNERQQNVFTIIHQRCEYVGENAPVVEHLKEARANILSLFIGLLEVAERRGELSREWTSFTAAQILLAVLGGLLNEWLRSERSFDLVGSGSKAIKTMIQSMRSEKFAVS